The Micromonospora siamensis genome contains the following window.
ATCGCCTACACCCACACCAAGGTGGAGCCGGAGTTCGAGGGCAAGGGCGTCGGGTCCACCCTGGCCCGGGCGGTGCTGGACGACGCCCGGGCCCGCAACCGGATGGTGGTGCCGATCTGCCCGTTCATCGCCGAGTGGCTGACCCGCCACCCGGAGTACGAGGACATCGTCGTCCGCTCCACCCGCAAGGTGAAGTGACCGCCGCTCAGGTCACCCGGGACGGCTCGCCCGGAACCTGCTCGTACGCCCGCCGCTCGACGATGTCGCGCAGCCGGTCCATCGCGTCCCACACGTCCACGAAGCGGGTGTAGAGCGGCGCCGGCCCGAGCCGCAGCCGGTCCGGGGCCCGGTAGTCGCCGACCACCCCCGCCTCGGCGAGGGCCCGGGAGATCCGCAGCGCCTCCGGGTGGTGCAGCGAGACGTGGCTGCCCCGCCGCGCCGGGTCGCGCGGGGAGGCGACCGTGAAGCCGTACGGGGTGAGCCAGGCGTCGGCCAGGTCGACGATCAGCTCGCCCAGGCGTACCCCCTTGGCCCGGACCCGGTCGACGCCGGCCTCGGCGAGCACGTCCAGGGCCGGGTCCAGCGCCGCCATCCCGAGGATCGGCGGGGTGCCCACCTGGAACCGGTCCAGCGTCGGCACCGGTTCGTAGTGCGGGCCCATCGCGAACTGGTCGCGCTGGCCGAACCAGCCCTGGATCGGCTGGCGCAGCCGCTGCTGCAGCTCCCGGCGCACGTAGAGGAATGCCGGCGCACCCGGACCGCCGTTCAGGTATTTGTAGGTGCAGCCGACGGCCAGGTCGGCGCCGCTCGCGGTCAGCTCGATCGGCACCGACCCCACCGCGTGCGACAGGTCCCACAGCACGTACGCGCCGACCTCGCGGGCCGCCGCGTTCACCGCCGCCATGTCCAGCAGCGCCCCGCACCGGTACGACACGGCCGAGAGCACCACCAGGGCGACGTCCTCGGTCAGCGCGTCGATCAGGGTCCGCGGGTCGAGCCCCTCGTCGAGGTCGGAGGGGAGCATCGTCAGGGTGAGCCCGCGCGCCTCGGCCAGCCCCTGCAGGACGTACCGGTCGGTGGGGAAGTCCTCGGCGTCGACCAGGACGGTACGCCGGCCGGGGTTCGCGTCCAGCGCCGCCGCGGCGAGCTTGTAGAGGTTCACCGAGGTCGAGTCGGAGACCGCCACCTCGCCCGGACGGGCGCCGACGGCGTGCGCGGCGATCCGGTCGCCGATCCGCCCGGCCCACTCGATCCACGTCGGCCAGCCCCGCACGAGCCGCTCGCCCCAGCCGTCGCGGACCAGCCGCGCCAGGTGCTCCGGGGTGGCCGCCGGCAGCCGGCCCAGCGAGTTGCCGTCCAGATAGATCAGCTGGTCGTCGGCGATGACGAACCGGTCCCGCAGGTCGGCGAGGGGATCCTCGGCGTCCCACTCCTTGCACCGGTAACGGGGGAACTCGTCTTGCACGTGCACTCCTCGGCATGACCGTCGCCGTCGGCGGGCGACCGGAGCCAGCCTAGGCGGCCCCGCGACCGGGCCGGCGGGGACCGCCACCGGTGCCCATCCGGCGGGACCGGATCAGTGCGGCGAGCGGCCGAACTGCGCCCCGAACGCCAGGCCGGCCGTGCAGGACAGCTCGCCGGGGGCGAGCTGGACCCGGGACGGGCGCCAGAGCTGCGCCCCGTCGACGGTGACCCGGGCGACCAGGCAGTCGTAGCGGGTGGCCCGCAGCGCCACCCCGACCCGGCCGTCGGCGGCGGTCACCTCCTGGCGTACCCGGGGATCCAGCCGCAGGCCGGCCAGCGCGGCCCGGACGGCATTGTCCGCCGGTGACGCCCGGTGCGCTGCCGCGCGCCGGGCCCGAGGGTGAGCCCGGACACGGCGGGCGCCCGGTGAGCGGCACCCGGTCGATCGCCGGACTACCGTCGGGCGGGCCGCCGCCGCACCCCCTTCCGCGGCGCGGACCCGCCACCGATCACTGTCGATCCCGAGGACGGCCCATGCGCGCAACCGTGATCCACGGACCGAACGACATCCGCGTCGAGCAGGTGCCCGACGCGACCGTCCGCAACCCCACCGACGCGGTGGTCCGCGTGGTCAGCGCCTGCATCTGCGGCAGCGACCTGTGGGCGTACCGGGGGGTCGCCAAGCGGGAGGCCGGCCAGCGGATCGGCCACGAGTTCCTGGGCGTGGTGGAGGCCACCGGCGCCGAGGTCACCTCGGTGCGGGTCGGCGACCTGGTGGTGGCGCCGTTCGTCTGGTCCGACGGGGTCTGCGACTTCTGCCGGGAGGGCCTGCACACCTCCTGCCCGCACGGCGGCTTCTGGGGCTCCGCCGGCTCCGACGGTGGGCAGGGCGAGGCCGTGCGCGTCCCGTACGCCGACGGCACCCTGGTGCGGCTGCCCGCCGAGGCGGCCGGCGACGAGCGACTGCTCGCCGCGATGCTGGCGCTGTCGGACGTGATGTCCACCGGCCACCACGCCGCCCTGGCCGCCCGGGTCCGCCCCGGGGTCACCGTCGCCGTCGTCGGCGACGGGGCGGTCGGGCTGTGCGGGGTGCTGGCCGCGAAGCGGCTGGGCGCCGAGCAGATCATCGCGCTGGGGCGGCACACCGCCCGCACCGACATCGCCCGCACCTTCGGCGCCACCGACGTGGTCGCCGAGCGCGGCGAGGCGGCGATCGCCGCGGTGCGGGAGCTGACCAAGGGGCAGGGCGCGCACGCCGTGCTCGAGGCCGTGGGCACCGAACAGTCGATGCGTACGGCCATCTCCATCGCCCGCGACGGCGGCGCGGTCGGCTACGTCGGCGTCCCGCACGGCGGCAGCGCCGGCGTCGACATCGGCCAGATGTTCGGCCGCAACGTGGCCGTCGGCGGCGGGGTCGCGCCGGCCCGGGCGTACATCCCGGAGCTGCTGGCCGACGTGCTGAACGGCACGATCGACCCGTCGCCGGTCTTCGACCGGGTGGTCGGGCTGGACGAGGTGCCCGAGGGCTACCGGGCGATGGACGAGCGGACGGCACTGAAGGTCCGGATCGCCTTCTGAGTCGTCCGGGCGGAAAACGTCCCCGGTGACTGCATCCGTACCCGCCGTCGCGGGCGAAGCAAGGGTCGTGACGAGACGTCACTGATCTGGTCGCCTCGACGAAAGGCTCACCGATGAAGATCGCCCGACTCGCCGCCCGGCTCGCCGTGGGCGCGATGGCCACCGCCGTGGCCGCGACCGCCGTCGCCGTACCCGCTCAGGCCTCCGGCCGGGACCTCGGCAACCGGTCGCTGGCCGCGGTGCTGACCCGCGAC
Protein-coding sequences here:
- a CDS encoding zinc-dependent alcohol dehydrogenase family protein, with the protein product MRATVIHGPNDIRVEQVPDATVRNPTDAVVRVVSACICGSDLWAYRGVAKREAGQRIGHEFLGVVEATGAEVTSVRVGDLVVAPFVWSDGVCDFCREGLHTSCPHGGFWGSAGSDGGQGEAVRVPYADGTLVRLPAEAAGDERLLAAMLALSDVMSTGHHAALAARVRPGVTVAVVGDGAVGLCGVLAAKRLGAEQIIALGRHTARTDIARTFGATDVVAERGEAAIAAVRELTKGQGAHAVLEAVGTEQSMRTAISIARDGGAVGYVGVPHGGSAGVDIGQMFGRNVAVGGGVAPARAYIPELLADVLNGTIDPSPVFDRVVGLDEVPEGYRAMDERTALKVRIAF
- a CDS encoding GNAT family N-acetyltransferase, encoding MQFTVTDAPERERFEARDETGAVAGVVTYQLTGAIIAYTHTKVEPEFEGKGVGSTLARAVLDDARARNRMVVPICPFIAEWLTRHPEYEDIVVRSTRKVK
- the kynU gene encoding kynureninase, with amino-acid sequence MQDEFPRYRCKEWDAEDPLADLRDRFVIADDQLIYLDGNSLGRLPAATPEHLARLVRDGWGERLVRGWPTWIEWAGRIGDRIAAHAVGARPGEVAVSDSTSVNLYKLAAAALDANPGRRTVLVDAEDFPTDRYVLQGLAEARGLTLTMLPSDLDEGLDPRTLIDALTEDVALVVLSAVSYRCGALLDMAAVNAAAREVGAYVLWDLSHAVGSVPIELTASGADLAVGCTYKYLNGGPGAPAFLYVRRELQQRLRQPIQGWFGQRDQFAMGPHYEPVPTLDRFQVGTPPILGMAALDPALDVLAEAGVDRVRAKGVRLGELIVDLADAWLTPYGFTVASPRDPARRGSHVSLHHPEALRISRALAEAGVVGDYRAPDRLRLGPAPLYTRFVDVWDAMDRLRDIVERRAYEQVPGEPSRVT